In Synechococcus sp. UW69, a single genomic region encodes these proteins:
- a CDS encoding DUF4278 domain-containing protein, with amino-acid sequence MTLTYRGQKYTKNNAAASSNQRSVLVYRGQKVAR; translated from the coding sequence ATGACCCTGACCTATCGCGGCCAGAAGTACACCAAGAACAACGCAGCTGCTTCCAGCAACCAGCGTTCTGTTCTCGTTTATCGCGGTCAGAAAGTCGCTCGCTGA
- a CDS encoding J domain-containing protein, protein MGFDPRHWSGGRSEQRVTSNVEALLAENDALRREVLRLNSELDRLQRQQRQRFRTETTSHRSWSEPSAQAPPRISSHQVQAWGQSLSQQPGWSVLRQRGLESLIDQLNRSSFPSHLTLEQRLDRLVPGLGTDLRVAVGSKASKQTTAVLAAFAMFGVRASEWLDEDPRRVVEQLRQHQEQFSSKRQGRRTRSDQRRTDRVDFGHPRDPRIAALDVLGLDANASLSEIKQAHRKLVKQHHPDLGGSAEAFRRVNEAYQRLVN, encoded by the coding sequence TTGGGTTTTGATCCGCGTCACTGGTCTGGCGGACGTTCTGAACAACGGGTTACCAGCAATGTTGAGGCGTTGCTGGCGGAGAACGATGCCCTTCGACGTGAGGTGTTGCGGCTCAACAGTGAGTTGGACCGACTGCAGCGGCAGCAACGCCAACGCTTCCGAACCGAAACGACTTCCCACCGCTCTTGGAGTGAGCCATCGGCCCAAGCTCCGCCGCGCATCAGCAGCCACCAGGTGCAGGCTTGGGGGCAGTCCCTTTCACAACAGCCGGGATGGAGTGTCCTGCGTCAGCGCGGGTTGGAGTCTTTGATTGATCAGCTCAATCGCAGCAGTTTCCCCTCTCATCTGACCCTTGAACAGCGACTCGATCGTCTGGTTCCTGGTTTAGGGACTGATCTTCGGGTAGCGGTTGGATCCAAGGCGAGCAAACAAACAACGGCAGTCTTGGCGGCGTTTGCGATGTTCGGCGTTCGGGCCAGCGAGTGGCTCGATGAGGATCCACGACGGGTGGTTGAACAGCTGCGTCAGCACCAGGAACAATTCAGCTCCAAGCGGCAGGGACGTCGCACGCGAAGTGATCAAAGGCGAACAGATCGTGTGGACTTTGGACATCCCCGTGATCCACGGATTGCAGCTTTAGATGTCCTCGGGTTGGACGCCAACGCGTCACTCTCCGAGATCAAGCAGGCTCACCGAAAATTGGTGAAACAGCACCATCCCGACCTTGGCGGTTCGGCAGAGGCTTTTCGCCGTGTTAATGAAGCGTATCAACGCTTGGTGAACTAA
- a CDS encoding SDR family oxidoreductase yields MSTFLVTGANRGIGLEYCRQLKARGEEVVAVCRQSSDELEHLGVRVEAGLELSDSQCIDDLVHRLTGLPLDGVILNAGILQSMRLADLDPTGILRQFEVNALAPLLLARALLNQMPRGAKLVLMTSRMGSIDDNTSGGSYGYRMSKVALNMAGKSLAIDLEPLGIAVAILHPGLVRTRMIQFNPSGIHPEQAVEGLLARIDALTMANSGSFWHANGELLPW; encoded by the coding sequence ATGTCGACGTTCCTGGTCACCGGCGCGAACCGTGGGATCGGGTTGGAATACTGCCGTCAGCTCAAGGCCCGGGGCGAGGAGGTGGTGGCGGTCTGCCGTCAAAGCAGTGATGAATTGGAGCATCTAGGGGTGCGTGTTGAAGCCGGCCTTGAACTGAGTGACAGCCAATGCATCGATGATCTGGTGCACCGCTTGACGGGCTTGCCGCTTGATGGCGTCATCCTCAATGCCGGAATCCTGCAGTCGATGCGGTTGGCCGATCTGGATCCCACGGGAATCCTTCGGCAGTTTGAGGTGAATGCCCTTGCTCCTCTGCTGCTCGCCCGGGCTTTGCTGAATCAGATGCCCCGTGGTGCCAAGTTGGTGTTGATGACCAGCCGTATGGGCTCCATTGATGACAACACATCTGGAGGTTCCTATGGCTATCGGATGTCGAAGGTGGCCCTCAATATGGCCGGAAAATCATTGGCGATCGATCTGGAGCCACTCGGCATCGCCGTTGCAATTTTGCATCCTGGATTGGTGCGTACTCGGATGATCCAGTTCAATCCAAGCGGTATTCACCCGGAGCAGGCGGTGGAGGGTCTGTTGGCACGGATTGATGCCTTGACCATGGCCAACAGCGGCAGCTTCTGGCATGCCAATGGTGAGCTATTGCCGTGGTGA
- a CDS encoding phenylpyruvate tautomerase MIF-related protein produces the protein MPLINVRTSLPALKDGSALLQELSSELANQTGKPEAYVMTLLETGVPMTFAGSHEPCAYVEVKSIGALRPPAMTAAFCELIQVRTGIPASRVYIGFEDVQASCWGWNGNTFG, from the coding sequence ATGCCCCTCATCAATGTGCGCACATCGTTGCCGGCGCTTAAGGATGGATCGGCTTTGCTGCAGGAGCTTTCCTCCGAGTTGGCCAATCAAACGGGCAAGCCGGAGGCGTACGTGATGACCCTCTTGGAGACGGGAGTACCAATGACCTTCGCCGGAAGCCACGAGCCCTGCGCCTATGTGGAGGTGAAATCGATCGGCGCACTCCGGCCACCGGCGATGACGGCCGCATTCTGTGAACTGATCCAGGTGCGCACCGGGATCCCCGCCAGTCGGGTTTACATCGGCTTTGAAGATGTCCAGGCCAGCTGCTGGGGCTGGAACGGCAACACTTTCGGTTGA
- a CDS encoding glycosyl hydrolase family 57, translating into MTTCPPISGREQDVAALMLKPRQAWSTSPIKFEQLRSGFACALHMHQPTVPAGAGNTLISHLQYMLDHPNEGDNHNAEPFAHCYRRLAELLPELINEGCAPRIMLDYSGNLLWGIEQMGRRDIGDALHYLACDSLMQEHVEWLGTFWSHAVAPSTPIPDLKLQISAWQQQFEACFGRAALERVKGFSPPEMALPNHPDTLFEFVKALKDAGYQWLLVQEHSVERIDGSPLQRDQCFVPNRLVARNSKGEETCITALIKTQGSDTKLVGQMQPYYEALGCDRQQLGEVDVPSLVSQIADGENGGVMMNEFPEAFRQANRQIRDNPNGTVAINGSEYIEALERSGVNPTHFPTIQAVQQHRLWREAGVNATADGIQSAINRLSAADADFNMEGASWTNNLSWVEGYANVLGPMNQLSAQFHALFDQTVDRDSSITCTQAYQESLLHVLLLETSCFRYWGQGAWTDYAHEIHRRGNERLSQEDCSKLCS; encoded by the coding sequence ATGACAACCTGCCCACCGATCAGCGGCCGCGAACAGGACGTTGCGGCCTTGATGCTGAAGCCACGTCAGGCCTGGTCAACCAGCCCGATCAAGTTTGAGCAACTCCGTTCGGGATTTGCCTGTGCTCTCCACATGCACCAACCGACGGTGCCAGCGGGAGCGGGCAACACATTGATTTCCCATCTTCAGTACATGCTGGATCACCCCAACGAAGGTGATAACCACAACGCTGAACCCTTCGCACATTGCTACCGCCGTCTTGCCGAGCTCCTGCCAGAACTGATCAACGAGGGCTGCGCCCCAAGAATCATGCTCGACTATTCGGGCAATCTGCTCTGGGGAATCGAACAGATGGGGCGTCGCGATATCGGCGACGCACTTCATTACCTGGCCTGTGATTCCCTGATGCAGGAGCACGTGGAATGGCTTGGAACGTTTTGGAGTCATGCCGTTGCCCCATCAACACCGATCCCAGACTTGAAACTGCAGATCAGCGCCTGGCAACAGCAGTTCGAGGCCTGTTTCGGCAGAGCAGCATTGGAACGCGTCAAGGGATTTTCCCCACCGGAGATGGCACTACCGAACCATCCCGACACCTTGTTCGAATTTGTCAAAGCCCTGAAGGATGCCGGATATCAGTGGCTATTGGTCCAGGAGCACAGCGTCGAGCGCATCGACGGCAGCCCACTGCAGCGCGACCAGTGCTTTGTTCCCAATCGGCTTGTTGCCAGGAACAGCAAAGGCGAGGAAACCTGCATCACGGCGCTTATCAAGACCCAGGGCTCAGACACCAAGCTGGTGGGGCAAATGCAGCCTTATTACGAGGCGCTGGGCTGCGACCGCCAACAGCTCGGCGAGGTCGATGTGCCATCGCTCGTCAGCCAGATTGCCGATGGAGAAAACGGGGGCGTGATGATGAATGAATTCCCTGAGGCGTTCCGTCAGGCCAATCGCCAAATCCGTGACAACCCCAATGGCACCGTTGCCATCAACGGCAGTGAATACATCGAAGCCCTTGAGCGGAGCGGGGTGAATCCCACCCACTTCCCGACCATTCAGGCTGTTCAGCAACACCGCCTCTGGAGAGAGGCCGGGGTCAACGCCACTGCAGACGGTATTCAGAGTGCGATCAACAGGCTGAGTGCCGCCGATGCCGACTTCAACATGGAGGGTGCGTCTTGGACCAACAACCTCAGCTGGGTGGAGGGTTACGCCAATGTGCTGGGCCCCATGAATCAACTGAGTGCCCAGTTTCATGCGCTGTTTGATCAGACAGTCGACAGAGACTCCTCGATCACCTGCACGCAGGCCTATCAAGAGTCGCTACTCCATGTACTGCTGCTGGAAACCAGCTGTTTTCGGTACTGGGGGCAAGGCGCTTGGACCGATTACGCCCACGAGATCCATCGCCGCGGAAACGAACGCCTCAGTCAGGAGGATTGTTCCAAGCTGTGCAGCTAA